A region of bacterium DNA encodes the following proteins:
- the holA gene encoding DNA polymerase III subunit delta yields MSIAKVQGELAKGHVRPAYLLAGSEPLLRDDALAAIEETVLGSGPRDFNLDRLEVGPATPGRLEEALATLPVMAERRLVVVRETEGRGPKLDASWGAAIEGYVADADPDSPSVLVIVCAKADKRNKWVKAFKDPAILVECEAPKKARELAGFLAAEAKWQGVDLDPEAAALLADRVGPQLLLLRQEIEKASLLAGPGETVTRKHVEATVATVAEEPIWDLTDAIGQGRTAEAVDLLSRLIAQGAAPPAILGALASHFRRLVRVGHGESVAGPPFVVKKLTAQARRYPARRLVTCLRAIHRADVELKGASVMRSERALEQLVLGLAS; encoded by the coding sequence ATGAGCATCGCGAAGGTCCAGGGCGAGCTCGCGAAGGGCCACGTCCGCCCGGCCTACCTGCTCGCGGGGAGCGAGCCGCTCCTGCGGGACGATGCCCTGGCCGCGATCGAAGAGACGGTCCTCGGGAGCGGTCCGCGCGATTTCAATCTGGACCGCCTCGAGGTCGGGCCGGCGACGCCGGGACGTCTGGAAGAGGCGCTCGCGACGCTGCCGGTGATGGCCGAGCGCAGGCTCGTCGTCGTGCGCGAAACCGAGGGCCGCGGGCCGAAGCTCGACGCGAGCTGGGGGGCAGCGATCGAGGGTTACGTCGCGGACGCGGACCCCGATTCGCCGAGCGTGCTCGTGATCGTCTGCGCCAAGGCAGACAAGCGCAACAAGTGGGTCAAGGCCTTCAAGGACCCGGCGATCCTCGTCGAGTGCGAGGCGCCGAAGAAGGCCCGGGAGCTCGCCGGCTTCCTCGCTGCGGAGGCGAAGTGGCAGGGCGTCGATCTCGATCCGGAGGCCGCCGCGCTCCTCGCCGACCGCGTCGGGCCGCAGCTCCTGCTGCTCCGGCAGGAGATCGAGAAGGCCAGTCTCCTCGCGGGCCCGGGCGAGACGGTGACCCGGAAGCACGTCGAGGCGACCGTGGCGACGGTGGCCGAGGAGCCGATCTGGGACCTGACGGACGCGATCGGGCAGGGGCGAACCGCCGAGGCCGTCGATCTGCTGTCGCGATTGATCGCCCAGGGCGCGGCGCCGCCCGCGATCCTCGGGGCGCTCGCCTCGCACTTCCGGCGGTTGGTCCGCGTCGGCCACGGCGAGTCCGTCGCGGGACCGCCCTTCGTCGTCAAGAAGCTGACCGCACAGGCGCGCCGCTATCCCGCGCGGCGACTCGTGACGTGTCTGCGCGCGATCCACCGCGCCGACGTCGAGCTCAAGGGCGCGAGCGTGATGCGATCCGAGCGGGCACTCGAACAGTTGGTGCTGGGACTGGCGAGTTAG
- the rpsT gene encoding 30S ribosomal protein S20, producing MANHKSALKRIRQSETRRKRNQHIRTQMRTVVKRCREAFESGDADKATQAYADAERAIRRAATKGVIPKKRADRSVGRLAKRLNAVKSA from the coding sequence TTGGCCAACCACAAGTCCGCTCTCAAGCGAATCCGCCAGTCCGAGACCCGCCGCAAGCGCAACCAGCACATCCGCACCCAGATGCGGACCGTGGTGAAGCGCTGCCGCGAGGCCTTCGAGTCGGGTGACGCCGACAAGGCCACCCAGGCCTACGCCGACGCCGAGCGCGCCATCCGTCGCGCCGCGACCAAGGGCGTCATCCCGAAGAAGCGCGCCGACCGCAGCGTCGGTCGCCTCGCCAAGCGCCTGAACGCGGTGAAGTCCGCGTAG